The Geoanaerobacter pelophilus genome includes a region encoding these proteins:
- a CDS encoding alpha-1,2-fucosyltransferase, with amino-acid sequence MPIVVVFEGGMGAQIVQSAVYFSMKATGHIVYADMSYFDSPKNLALVGNSGEIIYRPWQLEPFGLFTDSFDVSPGLTSKNADIIKDGERMLAIALNALAQPEIQRNFAILDDLSDVLAGNIPESFLCMHLRRGDYVNVASHLLVADDEFLGLIRKFSRLVENVVVISDSPIESDFRKTISPNFKKVFFLDNIDAFTSHRIMRKAMVLICSNSTFSLTAAALNSDALAIIPKHWFEGKISYIEAPIHSRCFFQIIKNNIDL; translated from the coding sequence ATGCCCATCGTAGTTGTCTTTGAAGGTGGCATGGGTGCCCAGATTGTTCAATCTGCAGTTTACTTTTCGATGAAAGCGACCGGGCATATCGTTTATGCCGACATGTCGTACTTCGACAGTCCGAAAAACCTTGCACTGGTTGGCAATTCGGGGGAGATTATTTATCGACCCTGGCAACTTGAACCTTTCGGGTTGTTTACAGATTCTTTTGATGTTTCTCCTGGCCTCACCAGTAAAAATGCTGACATAATCAAAGATGGTGAGCGAATGTTGGCAATTGCTCTTAATGCGCTTGCTCAGCCCGAAATTCAGAGAAATTTTGCAATTCTGGACGATCTTAGCGATGTCCTTGCGGGCAACATCCCGGAGAGTTTTCTCTGTATGCATCTGCGACGTGGTGACTATGTCAATGTTGCAAGTCATCTATTAGTAGCGGACGATGAGTTCCTCGGTTTAATAAGAAAGTTTTCAAGATTGGTTGAAAATGTGGTAGTCATATCCGATTCTCCAATTGAGTCGGATTTTAGGAAAACAATATCACCAAATTTTAAGAAGGTCTTTTTCCTTGATAATATTGATGCATTTACATCACATCGGATCATGCGAAAAGCAATGGTTTTAATCTGTTCCAATAGCACTTTTAGTCTTACTGCTGCTGCGCTCAATTCTGATGCATTGGCAATTATCCCTAAACATTGGTTTGAAGGTAAGATTAGTTACATTGAGGCACCAATACACTCTAGGTGCTTTTTTCAAATCATTAAGAACAATATTGATCTATGA
- a CDS encoding glycosyltransferase family 9 protein, with the protein MGNLRRLKTARYCNRFVAYRRRRSGRHEIELNLENLAGLGLPAHYSRTEIAGYFGLTRIPELNPGLKNLLVSDKINIILHPKSRMHGREWPARHYLELARLLPKDRFRIFITGIDSEGEVLRKEIPELFESTDVIDLCGKTTLEQSIAFIAYSDGLIASGTGPLHIAAAMGKHALGIFPPRDEIDPAHWGPIGIKGQFICLKERCKPGGSRCPDGNIVGSCACTEAITPEQVFERVIMWER; encoded by the coding sequence GTGGGAAATCTGCGTCGGCTGAAAACAGCTCGTTATTGCAACCGCTTTGTTGCCTACAGGCGCCGCAGGTCTGGTCGTCACGAAATTGAACTAAACTTGGAAAACCTGGCAGGGCTTGGCTTGCCAGCGCATTACTCCAGGACGGAGATCGCCGGATATTTCGGCCTTACAAGGATACCTGAACTGAATCCTGGACTGAAAAATCTGCTAGTTTCTGACAAAATAAACATCATTCTCCATCCCAAATCCAGAATGCATGGTCGTGAGTGGCCCGCCCGCCATTATCTGGAGCTAGCGCGGCTGTTGCCAAAAGACAGGTTCCGAATTTTTATCACCGGAATTGACAGTGAAGGTGAGGTATTGCGCAAGGAAATCCCTGAACTGTTTGAATCTACAGATGTTATTGATCTTTGCGGGAAAACGACCTTGGAACAGTCAATTGCTTTCATTGCATATTCAGACGGACTTATTGCCAGTGGTACCGGTCCGTTACACATTGCAGCAGCTATGGGAAAGCATGCGTTGGGGATTTTTCCGCCACGTGACGAGATCGATCCGGCTCACTGGGGGCCTATTGGCATAAAAGGCCAATTCATCTGTCTTAAGGAGCGCTGCAAGCCAGGTGGGAGCCGTTGCCCCGATGGCAACATTGTCGGATCCTGTGCCTGTACCGAAGCCATAACTCCTGAGCAGGTTTTCGAAAGGGTCATAATGTGGGAGAGGTGA
- a CDS encoding glycosyltransferase, with amino-acid sequence MFCFFHWLNLNLKKQGQLSRIARRQPALDLLAPTELVAEQLRECGFHNVQVAPYPITPSAMSDAEQEPQFRFILSAGAARADKGIADVASFVEHLAASGEAIPIVVQTSPDHYNKCDDTTRKALERLVALGYPSLSFKSETLPTAEYQSLFHGAICLQLYNQKDFRDRVSGVTLDAMSGGAPVVTLTGTWIAAVVERFSAGKVLEKADPLAILAAIRHIMANYESYQKNARQAGNILQVENSGEHLYRVLTA; translated from the coding sequence GTGTTTTGCTTTTTTCACTGGCTCAATCTTAACCTGAAAAAGCAGGGGCAGCTCTCCCGCATTGCCCGGCGTCAACCGGCACTTGACCTGCTTGCGCCGACAGAGCTCGTTGCGGAGCAGTTGCGTGAGTGCGGATTCCACAATGTCCAGGTGGCTCCTTACCCGATAACCCCCTCTGCAATGTCCGACGCTGAGCAGGAGCCGCAGTTCAGATTTATCCTCAGTGCCGGGGCAGCGCGTGCAGACAAGGGGATAGCGGATGTCGCCTCATTTGTCGAACATCTTGCGGCCAGCGGGGAAGCCATCCCGATAGTCGTGCAGACATCCCCCGATCATTACAACAAGTGCGATGATACGACCCGCAAGGCTCTGGAGCGTCTTGTTGCGCTGGGTTATCCGTCACTGAGCTTCAAATCTGAGACATTGCCGACGGCCGAGTATCAGAGCCTCTTTCACGGGGCTATTTGTCTTCAGCTCTATAATCAAAAGGATTTTAGAGACCGCGTCAGCGGCGTCACCCTTGACGCAATGAGTGGCGGAGCACCGGTGGTTACCCTGACCGGGACCTGGATAGCGGCTGTGGTAGAGCGGTTCTCTGCGGGAAAAGTTCTGGAGAAAGCTGACCCGCTCGCCATTCTGGCGGCAATACGCCACATCATGGCGAATTATGAGTCCTATCAGAAAAATGCCCGTCAGGCCGGGAACATTCTTCAGGTCGAAAACAGCGGAGAGCACCTGTACCGGGTGCTGACTGCATGA
- a CDS encoding glycosyltransferase family 2 protein — MAESRKLSVVIIALNESRRIAGCLESVQWADDIVVVDSGSTDGTVELARNYGARVHDVPWIGFGPQKQAAVNLAAYDMVFNIDCDERVTPELAEEIKQILASDEKKAAYSVPRRTFLGLNEIRHCGWYPDRTVRLFDRRMASFSSELVHEKVVVNGETGICHGELLHYSFDGFSDLIVKMNRYTDIGAAQLLARGKKSCFSQVVFRPLYAFSKTFFLQKGFLDGFAGFAVAVSNAVSVFYKYAKLRELQHAKSEKNREAS; from the coding sequence GTGGCTGAATCTCGAAAACTATCTGTTGTGATCATCGCCCTGAATGAGTCTCGCCGCATCGCTGGCTGCCTGGAGAGTGTTCAATGGGCAGACGATATCGTAGTGGTGGATTCTGGAAGCACGGACGGCACTGTTGAGCTTGCCCGCAACTACGGGGCAAGGGTTCATGATGTCCCCTGGATAGGGTTCGGGCCGCAGAAGCAGGCTGCTGTGAACCTTGCTGCTTACGACATGGTGTTTAATATTGATTGTGATGAACGGGTGACTCCGGAACTGGCTGAAGAGATCAAGCAGATTCTCGCTAGCGACGAAAAGAAAGCCGCCTATTCGGTGCCGCGCCGCACCTTTCTTGGCCTCAACGAGATTCGCCACTGTGGTTGGTATCCTGACCGGACAGTACGGTTGTTCGACAGGCGCATGGCCAGTTTCTCCTCGGAGCTTGTACATGAGAAGGTTGTTGTGAATGGGGAAACCGGCATATGTCATGGCGAGCTTTTGCATTACTCGTTTGACGGTTTCAGCGATCTCATCGTCAAAATGAACCGCTATACGGACATCGGTGCTGCCCAGCTTCTCGCCAGAGGTAAGAAGAGCTGTTTCAGCCAGGTCGTTTTCAGGCCACTGTATGCGTTCAGCAAAACCTTTTTTCTTCAGAAGGGGTTTCTTGACGGATTTGCCGGATTTGCCGTTGCTGTATCCAATGCCGTGTCGGTGTTTTACAAGTACGCAAAACTTCGCGAACTGCAACATGCGAAATCGGAGAAGAACCGTGAAGCCTCCTGA
- a CDS encoding glycosyltransferase family 9 protein, whose product MKPPESILIVCIRLIGDVILTTPLIGLLKEAYPEAAIDILVGKGTGEFLEKDPRVRRVLYSEKGGKGYFREIFRRYDLAINMNASDRGNSAVLFAGRRQRVGFYLGRSFWKDVWKRLFFTHSLEFQENIPVARYCELVADALSIPGKRLQVKVFWDATDESKVSAILKGHNCATPFFVVHPFARWIYKYWKFDRFAAVSDAIAERYGLQPVWTSSPAAEEKRLLNEAADLCRTRPVLIAGELTLNQMTCLISRAAFYLGLDTAVTHLAASTGIPMVALYGPTFTSRWFPWHNDGDPAQGSPETRGVLQRGNIVVLQKDLECVPCGKAGCDDGGDAESPCLAAIGVDEVLMAVGLLLKDEAVARSVIEEKMKHV is encoded by the coding sequence GTGAAGCCTCCTGAGTCCATACTGATCGTCTGCATCCGCCTGATCGGCGACGTGATTCTGACGACCCCACTCATTGGCCTGCTCAAGGAGGCTTATCCTGAGGCGGCAATCGATATCCTGGTAGGGAAAGGCACCGGCGAGTTCCTGGAGAAAGACCCGCGCGTGCGTCGTGTGCTTTATTCGGAAAAGGGTGGCAAGGGGTATTTCCGGGAGATATTTCGTCGCTACGATCTGGCGATAAACATGAACGCGTCGGACAGGGGTAATTCGGCAGTGCTGTTTGCCGGCCGGCGGCAGCGTGTCGGATTCTACCTGGGGCGGTCGTTTTGGAAAGATGTCTGGAAAAGGCTTTTTTTTACTCATTCTTTGGAATTCCAGGAGAATATTCCGGTTGCCAGGTATTGCGAGTTGGTGGCCGATGCCCTGAGCATTCCGGGGAAGCGGCTGCAGGTGAAAGTCTTCTGGGACGCAACTGACGAGTCAAAAGTGTCCGCTATCCTCAAGGGGCATAACTGCGCCACTCCATTTTTTGTGGTACACCCCTTTGCGCGCTGGATCTATAAATACTGGAAATTCGATCGCTTTGCCGCTGTCAGTGACGCCATTGCCGAGCGGTATGGCCTGCAGCCGGTCTGGACTTCTTCCCCGGCGGCTGAAGAGAAAAGGCTTTTGAACGAGGCTGCCGACCTGTGCCGCACCAGACCGGTATTGATAGCCGGCGAGTTGACACTCAACCAGATGACCTGTCTTATCAGCCGCGCCGCATTTTATCTGGGACTCGACACTGCGGTGACCCATCTTGCCGCAAGCACTGGAATTCCGATGGTTGCCCTGTATGGCCCGACTTTCACATCTCGTTGGTTTCCCTGGCATAATGACGGTGACCCCGCTCAGGGTTCCCCTGAAACGAGAGGGGTGCTTCAACGTGGCAACATTGTGGTACTGCAGAAAGATCTGGAATGCGTGCCGTGCGGCAAGGCCGGGTGTGATGATGGCGGAGATGCAGAAAGCCCCTGTCTGGCAGCGATAGGTGTCGATGAGGTACTGATGGCTGTCGGCCTGCTCCTGAAAGATGAAGCTGTGGCACGGTCAGTTATTGAGGAGAAGATGAAGCATGTCTGA
- a CDS encoding DUF6492 family protein codes for MDTIVLFCKSYKNDLLRAKRLAESVQQFNKDSLPFYLSVPRDDLTLFREHLAGIELTLLADEEILSANPQHSESLIAKMPGNHLQQVVKSEFWRLGLCLNYLMIDSDSYFIRSFGISDFMYDDVTPYTVMHEGKELLGFAARSGQAKIRRNFIKDRAAAQNYFGRPGRIYDFGPTPIICHADVWKRLSEDYGRAHGLSFAEMITLFPNEMLWYGEALLYYKPIPIMPVEPLFKVFHYIEQYEESLALMENEKVLAENYLGIINQSNWDKALDLIPKKKRSWKSLWLKR; via the coding sequence ATGGATACTATTGTCTTATTCTGTAAATCATACAAAAACGATTTGTTGCGTGCGAAACGTCTGGCTGAGAGTGTGCAGCAGTTCAATAAAGACTCGCTCCCTTTTTATCTTTCCGTTCCCAGAGACGATTTAACCCTGTTTCGTGAACACCTGGCCGGTATTGAACTTACCCTGCTTGCAGATGAAGAGATTTTGTCGGCCAATCCTCAGCACAGCGAGTCTCTGATCGCTAAGATGCCGGGTAATCACCTGCAGCAGGTCGTGAAGTCTGAGTTCTGGCGGTTGGGATTATGCCTGAATTACCTCATGATTGATTCTGACTCCTACTTCATTCGGAGTTTTGGGATCAGCGATTTCATGTATGACGACGTCACTCCATACACTGTTATGCATGAAGGGAAGGAACTGCTGGGGTTTGCCGCAAGGAGTGGGCAGGCAAAGATCAGGAGAAACTTCATCAAGGACCGGGCTGCGGCCCAAAACTATTTTGGACGTCCCGGCCGGATCTATGACTTTGGGCCGACTCCTATCATTTGTCATGCCGATGTTTGGAAGAGGCTTAGCGAAGATTACGGCAGAGCGCACGGGTTGAGTTTTGCAGAGATGATTACCCTGTTTCCCAATGAAATGCTCTGGTATGGCGAGGCGCTTCTTTATTACAAACCGATCCCGATTATGCCGGTAGAGCCGCTTTTCAAAGTATTTCACTATATTGAGCAATATGAAGAGAGTCTTGCCTTAATGGAAAACGAAAAAGTTCTTGCAGAGAATTACCTGGGCATTATAAATCAATCCAACTGGGATAAAGCATTAGATCTAATCCCTAAGAAAAAAAGAAGCTGGAAGTCATTGTGGCTGAAGCGATAA
- the waaC gene encoding lipopolysaccharide heptosyltransferase I, with amino-acid sequence MRILIVKMSALGDVIHALPVLDYLHQVRPGIEIGWVVEERFRELLEGNPLVAHLHLIRTREWKKRPLSRQTWKEASRLREEIVACGYDIVFDLQTNTKSGIVAWLSGAPRRVGVAPDQAREPLNRYFMTSSVNIRRQDYHVTDRCLRIVSTAFGRDYAGMQLSTDIHTGSAEEGEAEAYLATLGDGFAVLIHPGTTWGTKLWHEDGWVELGQRILAEFPDSSILLSSAGNAERAMVETIAARVGGQSRVLPAMSLKRLAAVMRKVDLVVGCDSGPVHMAAAVGTPTLSLYRATDGKRTGPRGESHITVQSPLPCTDCLNKQCDNDQECRSSIAVGTMIEGVRKLLHKTTDDGQL; translated from the coding sequence ATGCGTATATTGATCGTAAAAATGAGCGCCCTGGGGGACGTGATCCATGCCCTGCCGGTGCTGGATTATCTGCACCAGGTCCGTCCCGGGATAGAGATCGGCTGGGTTGTCGAGGAGCGATTCCGGGAGCTGCTGGAGGGGAACCCGCTGGTTGCCCATCTCCATCTCATCAGGACCAGGGAGTGGAAGAAGCGGCCCTTGTCCCGCCAGACCTGGAAAGAGGCGTCCCGGCTGCGCGAGGAGATAGTGGCGTGCGGCTACGACATCGTGTTCGATCTGCAGACCAACACCAAGAGCGGTATAGTTGCCTGGCTTTCCGGGGCTCCCCGCCGGGTGGGCGTTGCGCCTGACCAGGCCCGCGAACCGTTGAACCGTTATTTCATGACATCGTCGGTGAATATCAGGCGGCAGGATTATCACGTCACCGACCGGTGCCTGCGTATCGTCTCCACTGCTTTTGGCCGTGATTACGCCGGGATGCAGCTCTCAACAGACATTCATACCGGCAGTGCGGAAGAGGGTGAGGCCGAGGCTTATCTCGCCACCCTTGGTGACGGTTTTGCCGTACTGATCCATCCGGGGACTACCTGGGGCACTAAGCTGTGGCATGAGGATGGCTGGGTTGAACTAGGGCAAAGGATCCTGGCGGAATTTCCCGACAGTTCCATCCTGTTGTCGTCGGCAGGAAATGCGGAACGGGCCATGGTTGAGACCATTGCTGCGAGGGTGGGGGGGCAGTCCAGAGTGCTCCCTGCCATGTCGTTGAAACGACTCGCCGCTGTCATGCGCAAGGTCGATCTGGTGGTCGGTTGCGACAGCGGTCCGGTTCATATGGCAGCGGCAGTCGGCACCCCGACGCTCTCGCTCTACCGTGCTACTGACGGCAAACGTACCGGGCCGCGGGGGGAGTCGCATATTACGGTACAGTCGCCTTTGCCCTGTACCGATTGCCTTAACAAGCAGTGTGATAACGACCAGGAGTGCCGTTCAAGCATTGCGGTGGGTACCATGATCGAAGGGGTGCGGAAACTGCTTCACAAGACCACCGACGACGGGCAGTTGTAA
- the waaC gene encoding lipopolysaccharide heptosyltransferase I encodes MKIAIVRLSSLGDIVFCMASLQLIRRRFPDAEITWVADAKFADILDCNSDLQRVVKLGLKGLKGRLTIAGLRAELQKLSGLGPFDLVIDMHGMLKSALVSRLLGGPVSGLHPSIAKEPLATAVYRQRVRIPKDVIGVARYAGLAAAALGFELNQTELADHSPYLFAGAEDRAAVSGYFAGTGPHLLLVAGTSIGYKNYPAEGFAEVAAGLDAKVLICHGNEQEEATAQAIAQRAPNVSLLPRLTINRLKAAIGLADLVIGGDTGPTHMAWAMNVPSIALFGATPSNCIVATERNRVITSASPANYGRPNPADLSIRSIPPADIVRVAKELLGKYYEEKR; translated from the coding sequence ATGAAAATTGCCATTGTCCGCCTCTCTTCCCTGGGAGATATTGTTTTCTGCATGGCCTCGCTCCAGCTGATTCGCCGCAGGTTCCCCGATGCCGAGATCACCTGGGTCGCTGATGCGAAGTTTGCCGACATCCTTGATTGCAACTCGGACCTGCAGCGGGTTGTCAAGCTTGGGCTCAAAGGGCTGAAAGGGCGCTTGACCATCGCCGGGTTACGGGCGGAGCTGCAAAAACTCAGCGGCCTCGGCCCGTTCGATCTTGTCATTGATATGCACGGCATGCTGAAGTCAGCCTTAGTCTCCCGGCTGCTGGGGGGACCTGTTTCCGGTCTCCACCCGAGCATTGCCAAAGAACCGTTGGCAACAGCCGTTTACCGGCAAAGGGTGCGAATCCCTAAGGATGTGATCGGTGTTGCCCGCTATGCCGGTCTGGCCGCCGCAGCCTTGGGTTTCGAGTTAAACCAAACAGAATTGGCGGACCACTCACCATACCTGTTTGCCGGAGCTGAAGACCGGGCGGCAGTCAGCGGCTATTTTGCCGGCACCGGTCCCCATCTGTTGCTGGTGGCCGGGACCAGCATCGGCTACAAGAATTACCCTGCTGAAGGCTTTGCCGAAGTGGCAGCCGGGCTTGATGCCAAGGTTCTCATCTGCCACGGCAACGAACAGGAAGAGGCAACAGCTCAGGCAATAGCGCAGCGTGCGCCAAACGTATCGCTGCTTCCCCGGTTGACCATCAACCGGCTCAAGGCGGCAATCGGACTGGCCGATCTGGTGATCGGCGGCGATACCGGGCCAACTCACATGGCATGGGCGATGAACGTGCCGTCAATCGCCCTGTTCGGCGCCACGCCATCTAATTGCATCGTAGCCACAGAGCGAAACCGGGTTATCACCTCTGCCAGTCCCGCCAATTACGGCAGGCCAAACCCGGCAGACCTTTCCATTCGCAGCATCCCGCCGGCAGACATTGTGCGGGTTGCCAAAGAGCTTCTTGGAAAATATTACGAGGAGAAGAGATGA
- the rfaE1 gene encoding D-glycero-beta-D-manno-heptose-7-phosphate kinase: MDRRAVESLFAGAGEIRALVVGDLMLDEYLWGKADRISPEAPVQVVDIKREELRLGGAGNVVNNLVALGCRVTACSIIGDDENGQMLLEAFTSRGVDTAGVFVDPARKTSKKTRVLASNQQIVRIDRETRGAISAESERRLVEYIRSAATGCRVILVSDYLKGVLTSGVLAAIVEFGRGAGIPVVVDPKGTDYGRYSGVTILTPNRKEAEAATGIAISDEASLGLAAKQLLDGAALDALLITRSEQGMSLFMGDGEIEHIPTVAREVFDVTGAGDTVLAVLGLALAGGMPFSESARLANVAAGIAVAKVGTSTVTPAEIIAEVGRGHLDSDSKIKHLDVMRRITDEARARGQRIVFTNGCFDLIHFGHVKYLQKARSLGDLLVLGLNSDASVRRLKGEKRPLINQDERAHLLAALDCVDYVVIFDDDTPLHLIEAVRPNILVKGGDYTREGVVGHEQVESWGGRVELVEFVDGRSTSGIIEKIVERYGE; encoded by the coding sequence ATGGATAGAAGAGCGGTTGAATCATTATTTGCCGGCGCCGGGGAGATTCGGGCCCTGGTGGTTGGTGATCTGATGCTGGACGAATACCTCTGGGGCAAGGCGGACCGCATTTCCCCGGAGGCGCCGGTACAGGTGGTGGATATAAAACGCGAGGAATTACGGCTCGGCGGGGCAGGCAACGTCGTCAACAACCTGGTTGCCCTGGGATGCCGGGTTACGGCGTGCAGCATCATCGGCGACGATGAGAACGGCCAGATGCTGCTGGAGGCGTTTACCTCCCGCGGGGTCGATACTGCCGGGGTTTTCGTCGATCCGGCGCGCAAGACCAGCAAGAAGACCCGGGTGCTGGCATCCAACCAGCAGATCGTCAGGATCGACCGGGAGACACGGGGCGCGATCAGCGCCGAGAGCGAACGGCGTCTGGTGGAATATATCCGCAGTGCCGCCACAGGGTGCCGGGTCATTCTCGTTTCCGATTACCTGAAGGGGGTGCTTACCTCCGGAGTTCTTGCGGCAATCGTGGAATTCGGCAGGGGCGCCGGAATCCCGGTGGTGGTTGACCCCAAGGGCACTGACTATGGCCGTTACAGCGGCGTTACCATTCTTACTCCTAACAGGAAAGAGGCCGAGGCTGCCACCGGCATTGCCATCAGCGATGAGGCATCTCTGGGCCTGGCTGCCAAGCAACTCCTCGACGGTGCAGCCCTTGATGCGCTGCTGATAACCAGGAGCGAGCAGGGGATGTCGCTGTTCATGGGCGATGGCGAGATCGAGCATATCCCGACCGTGGCCCGCGAGGTTTTTGACGTCACCGGCGCCGGCGATACGGTGCTGGCGGTGCTGGGGCTGGCGCTTGCCGGAGGGATGCCGTTCAGTGAGTCAGCCAGACTGGCCAATGTGGCCGCCGGTATTGCCGTTGCCAAGGTCGGGACATCAACGGTCACCCCTGCGGAGATCATTGCCGAGGTCGGCCGGGGGCATCTTGACAGCGACTCCAAGATCAAGCATCTCGATGTCATGCGCCGGATCACCGATGAAGCCCGGGCGCGGGGGCAGCGGATTGTCTTTACCAACGGCTGCTTTGACCTGATCCATTTCGGTCATGTCAAATACCTGCAGAAGGCGCGGTCGTTGGGAGACCTGCTGGTGCTGGGGCTGAACAGCGATGCTTCTGTCAGACGGCTGAAAGGGGAGAAACGCCCCCTGATCAACCAGGACGAACGGGCGCATCTCCTGGCAGCCCTGGACTGTGTCGATTATGTGGTGATTTTCGACGATGACACCCCGTTGCACCTGATAGAAGCGGTCCGGCCGAATATCCTGGTCAAGGGGGGCGATTATACCCGTGAGGGCGTGGTCGGCCACGAGCAGGTGGAGTCGTGGGGCGGCAGGGTAGAACTGGTCGAGTTCGTTGACGGCAGGTCTACCTCAGGGATTATTGAGAAGATTGTCGAGCGCTATGGCGAATAA
- a CDS encoding TolC family protein, translating into MPGILGLLCSAPVWGESQPLALPQLVDYALQNNGELNALRAEKGSRDAAKIRAGLLPNPTLELDAATGALTGSSAENSLSIGFSQELLLAGKRDKRRAIAEQEMESYRWQLADRERVLAEEVKTAFYDVVLAEQRLTLADRFIALNRQLLEVTNERLLAGDIPELELNLVKVELARSEGAKIDVEKSLQQRQSRLWTLMGLPRGESRHVAGNLDNKTQVTGELADLKQLAQGKRPDLKALAAEKVRGDAELVLADAESIPNLTAGIALKRDTTAMEIGGVEGKDTAYTLGLKLSIPIPVFDRNQAGVQEARARQNSAASRWAAAVNSIERDVATAYLSYRNTEKVLGLYRSNILPQLEENLKLTQEAYRLGELGILSVIQEQKLFFEVNDSYLTALHDRQTALVKLESAVATDLTGGVQ; encoded by the coding sequence GTGCCTGGAATTCTGGGTCTGCTTTGCTCCGCTCCGGTGTGGGGAGAGTCGCAGCCACTGGCATTGCCGCAATTGGTTGACTATGCGTTGCAGAATAATGGTGAGCTCAACGCGCTCCGTGCAGAAAAAGGGAGCCGTGATGCCGCTAAAATCAGGGCCGGGCTCCTGCCGAATCCGACCCTTGAATTGGATGCCGCTACCGGTGCTTTGACCGGCAGCAGTGCCGAAAATAGCCTGTCAATCGGTTTTTCCCAGGAGTTACTCCTGGCGGGGAAGCGTGACAAGCGGCGCGCTATCGCCGAACAGGAGATGGAGAGCTATCGCTGGCAACTGGCCGATCGGGAGCGCGTGCTGGCCGAAGAAGTGAAGACGGCATTCTATGACGTCGTTCTTGCTGAACAGCGTCTGACACTGGCAGACCGCTTTATTGCGCTCAATCGTCAGCTGCTTGAGGTGACGAACGAGCGGTTGCTGGCCGGTGACATTCCGGAATTGGAACTGAACCTGGTTAAAGTCGAGCTGGCCCGGAGTGAAGGGGCCAAAATCGATGTCGAAAAGTCTCTGCAGCAGCGCCAATCGAGACTCTGGACCCTCATGGGGTTGCCCCGCGGCGAATCGCGGCACGTTGCCGGGAACCTGGACAATAAAACCCAGGTAACTGGAGAGCTGGCTGACCTGAAACAGCTGGCGCAGGGCAAGCGGCCTGATCTCAAGGCCTTGGCTGCAGAAAAAGTCCGGGGCGACGCAGAGCTTGTCCTTGCCGATGCCGAGTCTATCCCCAATCTGACCGCTGGCATTGCTTTGAAACGCGACACGACAGCCATGGAGATCGGCGGCGTCGAGGGGAAGGACACAGCCTATACGCTCGGCCTGAAGCTGTCGATCCCGATCCCGGTGTTCGACCGGAACCAGGCCGGGGTCCAGGAGGCCCGGGCCAGGCAGAACAGCGCTGCAAGCCGCTGGGCGGCTGCGGTAAACAGTATTGAGCGGGATGTGGCAACCGCCTATCTCAGCTATCGTAATACCGAAAAAGTCCTTGGGCTGTACCGGTCCAACATACTCCCCCAGCTGGAGGAAAATCTGAAACTGACCCAGGAGGCCTATCGGCTCGGGGAACTCGGCATTCTGAGCGTCATTCAGGAACAGAAGCTGTTCTTCGAGGTCAACGACAGTTACCTGACTGCACTGCATGACCGGCAGACAGCGCTGGTAAAGCTTGAATCAGCAGTGGCAACCGATCTTACCGGAGGTGTGCAGTGA